The region AACTCCACAGTTCAGCAAGGGTGTACTTCGCTTACGCAGGGTCATCGGACGTCCGTGGTGCCGAACGTTCCCGAATGAACCCGCACGATCCGGGCCGGCCGTCCGGCGAACCCGTCGGGCACATTCGAATCTTTTCGCCCGGTCGACCAGTTGTCCGGGTGTACCGACCGACCTCGGAAAGGAAGCGGAGTGTCCGTCCACGAGTTCGCGAAGAGCCTGCGAACGCTGCACGTCGAATGCGGCAAACCCAGCTACCACCGGATCCGGGGGCTCGCCCCGGAGCACGCCCTGCCGCCCGCGACCGTCAGCGAGGTGCTCAACGGCAAGCGGCTGCCCAAGGCCGAGTTCATGCAGGCGTTCGTCCGCGCCCTGCTGCGCCACCGCGACGGCGGCGACACCCGCCGGCACGACGAGGAAGTGGCGCGGTGGCGGCGCAAGTGGCAGCACGCCGTGCTGAGCCCGCGCTCCACCCGTTCCCTGCTCGACCGCGGCCTGTCCGCGCGAGACGAGTCCGGCGGGCGGTGGGGCGACGCCGAAGGCGGGTGCTACGCGCTGTACGGCCCGGACGGCGAAGCCGTGTACATCGGACAGACCGATGCCAATCTGGGCACGGCCGTCCGAGCCCGCCTGGCCCTGCTGCTCGACCCGGTCGCCGAGGTCGAGCTGTGGCCAGCGCCGCGCGGTCGGTCACTGGACGTGCTCGAACGCGCCGTCTACCGGAAGGCCCTCGGAGAACGCGCGGACCTCCCCCCGTCCCACCGGTTCCCGCTCACCGGCGAGGACGGGGACGTGCGCATCGCCCGCCGTGCCGCCGAACTGGCCCGGCTCGCCGCGTCCGTGGTGGACGGCGACACCGGCGAGGCGACGCGACGGGCCCTGGCCGTGGAGGCGACCCGGTTGGCGCGCTTGGCCGTTGCCCGCTTCGCGCGGTCGACCGGGCGTTCGGCGGCGGAGGTGTCCGCAGACCTCACGGAGTGACGGTCTGCCTACTGTCCCGGAAGGAATGACCGAGGACGGCCTTCGGCGGAATGGCCATTGGCGGAACAACGGCGAGTGCGGTCGCGGCGCGCGCGGTGTCTTGCGAGGATGAGGGCCACTAGCCCAAGGAGGATCCGGTGGCCTCACGACTCAACCCGTACATCAGCTTCGCGGGCAACGCGCGCGAGGCGATGGAGTTCTACAAGAGCGTCTTCGGGGGCACCCTGAACCTGAGCACCTTCGGCGAGTTCGGCCCGCCCGACGCGCCCGAGGGCGACAAGATCATGCACGGCCAGCTGGACACGCCGAGCGGCTACACGCTGATGGGCGCCGACACGCCGCCCGGGATGTCGCACAACCCGGGCGACAACATCACCGTCAGCCTCAGCGGCGACGACGGTGACGAACTGCGCGGCTACTGGGAGCAGTTGGCCGACGGCGGGCAGGTCACCGTGCCGCTGGAGAAGCAGATGTGGGGCGACGAGTTCGGCGCGTGCGTAGACCGTTTCGGAATCGCGTGGATGGTCAACATCCAGGGCGAGCAGGCATAGCTTCCTCCCTTCATCCCTCCCTTCACCCCAGCCTTCACCCCCAGACGCTTCCTCCCGAACTCGCTCGGCAAACCGGGCCTGGCTACCTCACTGTCTGCTGTGGACATACCGGGTCTCTTCGTCGCGCCGGATGCCGACCGGCGAGACCTGGCGTGGACCGGGGTGCCGTCGCTGGACCTGACCCCTCGCCGGCACCGCCTGCCGGGATCGCCTGCCGGGACCGCCGGGACCGCCGGGACCGCCGGCACCGCCGGCACCGCCTGCCGGGACCGCTGGGATCGCCTGCCGGGGCCGCTCGCCGGCGCGGGCCGGCGAGTGCTCCCGTCGCGCGATTGCGC is a window of Saccharothrix espanaensis DSM 44229 DNA encoding:
- a CDS encoding GIY-YIG nuclease family protein; amino-acid sequence: MSVHEFAKSLRTLHVECGKPSYHRIRGLAPEHALPPATVSEVLNGKRLPKAEFMQAFVRALLRHRDGGDTRRHDEEVARWRRKWQHAVLSPRSTRSLLDRGLSARDESGGRWGDAEGGCYALYGPDGEAVYIGQTDANLGTAVRARLALLLDPVAEVELWPAPRGRSLDVLERAVYRKALGERADLPPSHRFPLTGEDGDVRIARRAAELARLAASVVDGDTGEATRRALAVEATRLARLAVARFARSTGRSAAEVSADLTE
- a CDS encoding VOC family protein is translated as MASRLNPYISFAGNAREAMEFYKSVFGGTLNLSTFGEFGPPDAPEGDKIMHGQLDTPSGYTLMGADTPPGMSHNPGDNITVSLSGDDGDELRGYWEQLADGGQVTVPLEKQMWGDEFGACVDRFGIAWMVNIQGEQA